The Kroppenstedtia pulmonis genome has a segment encoding these proteins:
- a CDS encoding YhcN/YlaJ family sporulation lipoprotein has protein sequence MKRIITIFAVLIMVLTVAACNQLQRSDHPDEGYDESLYNENDNPQIGYVGNPVDRNPPNGRNYSKIGFSRQQGKELYNATDGGSVPGPDVYIDRNVLARQISFLTTKLPEVADTTVLVTDDHVFIGLQGKKGSVSDKTKYEAKRTALSLTPRYYKILVTSEAKMKQRLNDIGSKLKQTGNRDVDIEGWIRQLEDGDSGGFDKS, from the coding sequence TTGAAACGGATCATAACCATTTTTGCAGTTCTCATCATGGTTTTGACTGTTGCTGCATGTAACCAGCTGCAACGATCCGATCATCCTGACGAGGGTTATGACGAATCCCTGTATAACGAAAATGACAATCCCCAAATTGGTTATGTGGGAAATCCCGTGGATCGAAACCCACCCAATGGAAGAAATTACTCCAAAATTGGTTTCAGTCGTCAGCAGGGAAAAGAATTATACAATGCCACCGATGGTGGATCGGTTCCGGGACCTGATGTTTACATTGACCGAAATGTGTTGGCCAGACAAATCTCGTTTCTCACAACAAAATTGCCTGAAGTGGCAGACACAACTGTTTTGGTTACAGATGATCATGTCTTTATCGGGCTTCAGGGAAAGAAGGGTTCTGTTTCTGATAAAACTAAGTACGAAGCCAAAAGAACTGCCCTCAGTTTAACACCCCGATACTACAAAATCTTGGTCACATCCGAGGCCAAAATGAAACAACGGTTAAATGATATCGGTTCTAAATTAAAACAAACAGGTAACCGGGACGTGGATATCGAAGGTTGGATCCGACAGCTTGAAGACGGTGATTCTGGCGGATTTGATAAAAGTTGA
- a CDS encoding cyclodeaminase/cyclohydrolase family protein, whose translation MNVSTFNLNQFIQQMGLRRIPSPAAGSSLGVSFSMACSLMEMIVSEQVERKTESFPRQPSQDLSRIRKWKEEGLNLAGQDIQAVEKMIHKKGQTHPKEMLAPVSRLLTLAEKMMDLIRDYLPVAGAKVSDGWVAFLHVRSVYAGAIHIIMFNESAFDWPSSLQELDWEKQLQKWDQQVLDGIREINQ comes from the coding sequence GTGAATGTCAGTACTTTCAACTTGAATCAGTTTATACAACAGATGGGACTTCGCCGGATTCCCAGTCCCGCCGCAGGGAGCAGTTTGGGTGTATCTTTTTCCATGGCTTGTTCGTTGATGGAAATGATCGTATCAGAACAAGTGGAAAGGAAAACTGAAAGTTTCCCTCGCCAACCTTCACAAGATTTAAGCAGGATCAGAAAATGGAAAGAAGAGGGTCTTAACCTCGCAGGGCAGGATATTCAGGCAGTGGAGAAGATGATTCACAAAAAAGGGCAGACCCATCCAAAGGAAATGCTGGCCCCGGTTTCCCGATTATTGACCCTGGCTGAAAAGATGATGGATCTGATTCGGGATTATCTCCCGGTTGCCGGGGCTAAAGTGAGTGACGGGTGGGTGGCTTTTTTACATGTACGCTCCGTCTATGCCGGTGCTATTCATATTATCATGTTTAATGAGTCCGCTTTTGATTGGCCGTCATCACTGCAAGAGCTGGACTGGGAAAAACAATTGCAAAAATGGGATCAACAAGTCCTGGATGGAATCAGGGAAATAAACCAGTGA
- a CDS encoding class I SAM-dependent methyltransferase, with amino-acid sequence MTAWYEKSFGEDYIRVYRHRNRQDAKKEIEAVSRWLELKPQEKVLDLCCGTGRHSISLQKMGYQVTGVDLSPALLSVAEKTSQGLGIEYIRGDMRSLPLASANFDAVVNLFTSFGYFVEDTDNRRVLEEINRVLKPSGRFLVDFLNREAVKKNLVPRSEREEDGIWILEERWIEGDFVHKLIRLRDEKGERTYQERVKMYKREQMEEMMVSTGLKVENVHGDFEGNPYLEKESPRMIFRGRRL; translated from the coding sequence ATGACAGCCTGGTATGAAAAAAGCTTTGGTGAAGATTATATACGGGTATACCGCCATCGTAACCGGCAGGATGCCAAAAAGGAAATAGAAGCTGTTTCCCGGTGGTTGGAATTGAAACCCCAGGAGAAGGTACTGGACCTTTGTTGCGGAACCGGACGTCATTCCATCTCATTGCAAAAGATGGGATATCAGGTAACGGGAGTGGATCTGTCTCCTGCATTGCTGAGTGTGGCGGAAAAAACCTCTCAAGGATTGGGAATTGAGTACATACGGGGGGATATGCGCTCCCTTCCTTTAGCCTCTGCGAATTTTGATGCAGTGGTCAATTTGTTTACCTCCTTTGGATATTTTGTGGAAGATACGGACAACCGGCGGGTGTTGGAAGAAATCAACCGAGTATTGAAACCAAGTGGGCGTTTTCTGGTGGATTTTTTAAACAGGGAAGCAGTTAAAAAGAACCTGGTCCCCCGAAGTGAACGGGAGGAAGATGGGATCTGGATTTTGGAAGAAAGGTGGATTGAAGGGGACTTTGTCCACAAGTTGATCCGGTTGCGTGATGAAAAGGGTGAACGGACTTATCAGGAACGGGTGAAGATGTACAAACGGGAGCAGATGGAAGAAATGATGGTCTCCACAGGATTGAAAGTGGAGAACGTGCACGGGGATTTTGAGGGGAATCCCTATTTGGAAAAGGAGAGTCCCCGGATGATTTTCAGAGGAAGGAGATTGTGA
- a CDS encoding DUF3055 domain-containing protein, producing MSSEELIYLYDDEESTRTRYVSFVGESSRFDLGITTTERFYGKLLVFNIQSNRFAIIGQDDLNEPGYLEHIYGISEEDAQELNDFLSTLF from the coding sequence ATGTCCAGTGAAGAGCTTATCTACCTCTATGATGATGAGGAAAGCACACGCACACGCTATGTCAGCTTTGTCGGAGAAAGCAGTCGATTTGATCTTGGTATTACCACTACAGAACGATTTTACGGGAAACTGCTGGTATTTAATATCCAGTCCAACCGTTTCGCGATCATCGGCCAGGATGACCTCAATGAACCCGGGTATTTGGAGCATATTTACGGCATTTCAGAAGAGGATGCACAAGAACTGAATGACTTTCTGTCCACACTTTTTTAG
- a CDS encoding acyltransferase family protein, with the protein MSYDKEAPKQRDHYFDNVKFILALLVVIGHAYRPLIDETPFMKTIYLTIYTFHMPLFILISGYFAKSYYKEGQNKKVIATILIPYLIFEILYTLFDHYLYETDSINFSILEPYWIMWFLFSLFLWRLILPFFVNLKYPLVTSFILAILIGYIDEADRYLSLSRTVAFFPFFLTGYYLQRIHFEKLFHKGVKAVSWIGLTLMIPLIHYVEFHSSLSIHLRKWLYFSYPYEDLGHSEWYAGLIRVALIALALLMSIFFLSIVPQTKTFYSQWGAQSLYIYLLHGFIIRSFNNLNLDDSIPGPGLYIGVTLGATALTVILASQWVQRLTHPIIQPKVHWIFKHKGKQKS; encoded by the coding sequence ATGAGTTATGACAAAGAGGCACCCAAACAGCGTGATCACTATTTTGACAATGTCAAGTTCATCTTGGCTTTACTCGTTGTAATCGGTCATGCCTACCGTCCTTTAATCGATGAGACGCCTTTTATGAAGACCATCTATCTAACCATTTACACTTTTCATATGCCATTGTTTATTTTAATATCTGGTTACTTTGCCAAAAGTTATTACAAAGAGGGGCAAAATAAAAAAGTCATCGCCACTATTTTGATACCTTATTTAATCTTTGAGATCTTATATACGCTTTTTGATCACTATTTATATGAAACGGACTCCATCAACTTTTCTATATTGGAACCCTATTGGATCATGTGGTTTTTATTCAGCTTATTTTTATGGCGCTTGATCCTCCCGTTTTTTGTAAACCTGAAATACCCTCTGGTTACCTCATTCATTTTGGCTATTTTGATCGGATATATTGACGAAGCGGATCGATATCTGAGTCTGTCCAGAACGGTTGCCTTTTTTCCCTTTTTCTTAACCGGCTATTATCTGCAACGAATTCATTTTGAAAAGCTGTTTCACAAGGGAGTAAAAGCTGTCTCCTGGATTGGATTGACCCTGATGATTCCTCTTATTCACTATGTGGAGTTCCATTCATCCCTGAGTATCCATTTACGAAAATGGCTGTACTTCTCCTACCCTTATGAAGACCTGGGACACTCTGAGTGGTACGCAGGCTTGATCCGAGTCGCCTTGATCGCACTGGCTTTGCTGATGTCCATCTTTTTTCTCAGCATTGTTCCTCAAACCAAGACCTTTTACAGCCAATGGGGAGCCCAGTCCTTGTATATCTATCTGTTGCATGGATTTATAATCCGTTCATTTAACAATTTAAACCTGGATGACAGCATTCCCGGACCGGGACTGTATATCGGAGTCACCCTGGGAGCAACAGCTTTAACTGTAATATTGGCTTCCCAATGGGTACAAAGACTGACCCATCCCATTATCCAACCAAAGGTTCACTGGATATTCAAACACAAAGGAAAGCAAAAATCATAA
- a CDS encoding MerR family transcriptional regulator, whose product MSKQAHISTKEAAERLHVHARTVRKWIDTFEEYISPEVNDRGHYMLTQEGYHRLTDIQKRLHKTGKSMRQIRQDLLKEGKLEPEQSDEPEVKEEPKPALPFGKEYPVYRIIGSLDEIGEMMETVFSRLDQLEDHVFTIFEGMEELESKVSATQNHTLPLSAIQKKMEEVVKKQDQLKVELRNATFSHRLASATQEGPYVSRRQKKARFLGIF is encoded by the coding sequence ATGTCCAAACAGGCACACATATCAACAAAGGAAGCGGCTGAGCGTCTTCACGTTCATGCCAGAACGGTTCGTAAATGGATCGACACTTTTGAAGAATACATCTCTCCGGAAGTTAACGACCGTGGTCACTATATGTTGACACAAGAAGGTTATCACCGCTTGACAGACATCCAAAAAAGGTTGCATAAAACAGGAAAGTCCATGCGTCAAATACGCCAGGATCTTCTCAAGGAAGGAAAGCTGGAGCCGGAACAATCAGATGAACCGGAAGTGAAAGAAGAGCCGAAGCCGGCTTTGCCTTTTGGAAAAGAGTATCCGGTATACCGCATCATTGGCAGCTTGGACGAAATCGGTGAAATGATGGAAACCGTCTTTTCCCGGTTAGACCAATTGGAAGACCACGTATTTACTATTTTTGAGGGTATGGAGGAACTGGAAAGCAAAGTTTCAGCTACGCAAAACCATACACTCCCCTTATCTGCCATTCAGAAAAAGATGGAGGAAGTTGTTAAAAAGCAGGATCAATTAAAAGTTGAATTGCGAAATGCCACTTTTTCTCACCGTCTGGCTTCCGCCACTCAAGAAGGACCCTATGTTTCCCGTCGACAGAAAAAAGCCCGCTTTTTAGGCATATTCTAG
- a CDS encoding helix-turn-helix transcriptional regulator, with product MTDRSSTRNQILSLLKMEAPLTVNKLARRLEITEMAVRRHLNTLERDSLVRSELLRQSMGRPTNQYYLSKQSEDLFPKSYHAFTLDLLKDIEKNEGKKQIDQLFERRCQRMTETYQESFQGKPLDEQVRTLAELQDQKGYMATWKRLDDQRYELVEHNCPIAEVAQCFQQACSCELSWFRRLLDADVERVECLAKGALKCTYRIEETEGAGS from the coding sequence GTGACGGATCGATCATCCACGCGTAACCAAATATTGTCCCTCTTAAAAATGGAGGCGCCCCTGACTGTCAATAAATTGGCGAGGCGACTTGAAATCACTGAAATGGCGGTACGGCGTCATTTAAATACGCTGGAAAGGGACAGCTTGGTTCGTTCGGAGTTGTTGCGCCAATCGATGGGCCGTCCCACCAACCAATATTATCTGAGTAAGCAATCGGAAGACCTGTTCCCTAAAAGCTATCACGCCTTTACATTGGATCTCCTGAAGGATATTGAAAAGAATGAGGGAAAAAAACAGATCGATCAACTTTTTGAGCGACGCTGCCAGCGAATGACTGAAACCTATCAAGAATCTTTCCAGGGAAAACCCTTGGATGAGCAGGTTCGTACCCTTGCGGAGTTACAGGATCAAAAGGGATATATGGCAACCTGGAAACGTCTTGATGACCAACGGTATGAGTTGGTGGAGCATAACTGTCCCATCGCGGAAGTGGCTCAATGTTTTCAGCAGGCTTGTTCCTGCGAGCTAAGCTGGTTTCGCAGATTGCTGGATGCTGACGTGGAGCGGGTGGAGTGCTTGGCAAAAGGGGCACTCAAATGCACATATCGGATTGAAGAGACGGAAGGCGCAGGATCTTAA
- a CDS encoding MBL fold metallo-hydrolase: MNRWEDLIEVPLPLPFPLKIIKSYLIRGSQGYTMIDTGLHYQGGLDAWEEATKKIGFGWDEVEQIVLTHYHPDHYGLAGLMQQRTGVAVKMSETDYRQARLFFDRDSVQPDDMSRFYAEHGLSSDWVQQIPSHLRGFQRWVEPHPEPTFIQAGDTVRLGDRDYEIFHTPGHADGHLSFYDPERKWLIGGDFLLSKITPNISLWPGCDPDPLHSYLHTLEKMKELPVERVFPSHGPVFEDYIERIEALQQHHRDRLNEMKHTVKEAEKMTAAELCFRIFGENLSIHNLRFALAETLAHLEYLNRCGELIKEKQKGHWVYRGR, encoded by the coding sequence ATGAACCGTTGGGAAGATCTGATTGAGGTTCCGTTACCGCTGCCCTTTCCGTTAAAGATCATTAAGTCTTACCTTATCAGGGGTTCACAAGGTTATACCATGATCGATACGGGCCTTCACTATCAAGGGGGATTGGATGCCTGGGAGGAAGCGACGAAGAAAATAGGGTTTGGTTGGGATGAGGTGGAACAAATCGTTCTCACCCACTACCATCCTGATCATTACGGTTTGGCCGGGTTGATGCAACAACGAACCGGCGTGGCTGTGAAAATGTCCGAGACGGATTACCGACAGGCCCGCCTGTTTTTTGACCGGGACAGCGTGCAACCGGATGATATGTCCCGGTTTTATGCTGAACACGGTTTGTCTTCCGACTGGGTTCAACAGATTCCCAGTCATTTACGGGGCTTTCAACGATGGGTGGAGCCTCATCCGGAGCCTACTTTTATCCAGGCAGGCGACACCGTTCGGCTGGGGGATCGGGATTATGAAATATTTCATACCCCCGGTCATGCCGATGGTCATCTCAGTTTTTATGACCCGGAGAGGAAATGGCTGATCGGCGGTGATTTTTTGTTATCCAAAATCACACCCAATATCAGCCTGTGGCCGGGATGTGATCCGGATCCTCTTCACAGTTATCTCCATACCCTGGAAAAAATGAAGGAGTTGCCGGTAGAAAGGGTATTTCCTTCCCACGGCCCTGTTTTTGAGGATTATATAGAGCGGATTGAAGCTTTGCAACAGCATCACCGGGATCGTCTGAATGAGATGAAGCACACAGTGAAGGAAGCGGAGAAAATGACGGCTGCGGAGCTTTGTTTCCGAATCTTCGGTGAGAACTTATCCATACACAATCTTCGTTTTGCATTGGCTGAGACACTGGCTCATTTGGAATATCTGAATCGATGTGGTGAACTCATCAAAGAAAAACAGAAGGGTCACTGGGTTTATCGAGGAAGGTAG
- a CDS encoding SDR family oxidoreductase has product MGFNEKGVALVTGSSGGLGRMSALLLAEAGWDIAIHYRNSKEQAEQLLQEVHDRGQTAYVFQGDVCDAAQARNVVNQAAKRFGRLDALVHAVGPFMRERRLFADYRPEEIDYMVDGNLKSALHTVHAALPVMRREGNGRIILFGFGRSGEAPAWPDRTAYASAKTGLVSLTKSLAVEEAPYGITVNMVCPGDIVGENKEKRIDEVRDHRDEETPLGRPGAGEDVARVIRFLCDRDSDFVTGNIIQVTGGLDVIHPVSKAKKK; this is encoded by the coding sequence ATGGGATTCAATGAAAAAGGGGTTGCCCTGGTTACAGGGAGTTCCGGAGGATTGGGACGTATGTCGGCCTTGCTTTTGGCTGAAGCGGGCTGGGATATTGCGATTCATTATCGCAACAGCAAAGAGCAGGCGGAGCAACTGTTGCAAGAGGTACATGACAGGGGACAAACCGCTTACGTATTTCAGGGAGATGTTTGTGACGCAGCTCAAGCTCGGAATGTGGTCAATCAGGCGGCAAAGCGATTTGGCCGTTTGGATGCTTTGGTTCATGCTGTCGGTCCTTTTATGCGGGAGCGCCGGCTGTTTGCAGATTACCGGCCGGAGGAGATCGACTATATGGTAGACGGGAATCTGAAAAGTGCGCTGCACACCGTTCATGCTGCCCTGCCTGTGATGCGTCGTGAAGGGAATGGACGGATTATCTTATTTGGGTTTGGTCGCTCCGGAGAGGCACCGGCCTGGCCGGATCGCACCGCTTATGCTTCCGCTAAAACCGGTCTGGTTTCCTTAACCAAATCTCTGGCAGTGGAAGAAGCCCCTTACGGGATTACCGTTAACATGGTATGTCCCGGAGATATTGTAGGAGAAAACAAAGAGAAACGGATCGATGAGGTAAGGGATCACCGGGATGAAGAGACTCCACTGGGACGTCCCGGTGCCGGGGAAGATGTTGCAAGGGTGATTCGTTTTCTGTGTGACAGGGACTCGGATTTTGTTACCGGCAACATTATTCAGGTTACAGGGGGACTGGATGTGATCCATCCCGTGTCCAAAGCCAAAAAGAAATAA
- a CDS encoding TIGR01457 family HAD-type hydrolase, which translates to MPRYTRYLIDLDGTLYRGKEVIEGGLYFLRELQKRKLPFLYVTNNSSTRPEEVAGRLQSMGYPAEPVQVITSSMAMAHYLRKQEMNRVYVIGEAGLVSALQNEGIQMTETEPDAVVVGIDRQFTYDKMKRACLAIRSGAHFYGTNSDRFLPTEEGMVPGNGSLCCAISAATGVEPVWIGKPEAPIMDFALERIGGSREETLIVGDNLNTDILAGQKAGVDSLLVFSGVTHPQDYKEAAIHATYTVNDLREWTFV; encoded by the coding sequence ATGCCACGTTATACTCGATATCTGATTGATTTGGATGGGACATTGTATCGGGGAAAAGAGGTGATTGAAGGAGGCCTTTATTTCCTCCGGGAATTACAGAAACGAAAACTCCCCTTTTTATATGTTACCAATAACTCCTCCACTAGACCGGAAGAAGTGGCAGGGCGTTTGCAGTCCATGGGTTATCCGGCGGAACCGGTTCAAGTGATCACGTCTTCAATGGCTATGGCACACTATCTTCGCAAGCAGGAGATGAACAGAGTATATGTCATTGGAGAAGCAGGATTAGTGTCTGCGTTACAAAATGAAGGAATCCAGATGACGGAAACAGAGCCGGATGCGGTAGTTGTGGGAATTGATCGGCAATTTACTTATGATAAGATGAAAAGAGCCTGTTTGGCAATCCGGTCAGGGGCTCATTTTTACGGTACCAACAGTGATCGGTTTTTACCGACAGAGGAGGGAATGGTACCGGGGAATGGATCCTTGTGCTGTGCAATATCTGCCGCTACTGGTGTGGAACCGGTCTGGATCGGAAAACCGGAAGCCCCGATCATGGATTTTGCATTGGAACGAATCGGCGGCTCACGGGAAGAAACCCTGATCGTGGGGGACAATCTAAATACCGATATTTTGGCGGGACAAAAAGCAGGGGTGGATTCACTTCTGGTTTTCAGCGGTGTAACCCATCCCCAGGATTACAAAGAGGCTGCTATTCACGCTACCTATACGGTAAATGATTTACGTGAATGGACTTTTGTCTAG
- a CDS encoding DUF86 domain-containing protein yields MEEVKPSLEEGLTPFFAGSRAAHLAVECVIDIGSVMIDGFIMRDPGGYHDIIDILEDEQVIPREGAKELKSWLQIRERLVRYYDEVSVAEVKEKLKDIRIFRSYITWVRHYLEKELGSVHTHGNEGSL; encoded by the coding sequence ATGGAAGAAGTCAAGCCCTCCCTGGAGGAAGGTCTTACTCCTTTCTTTGCAGGATCCCGTGCAGCACATTTGGCGGTAGAGTGTGTCATCGATATCGGGAGTGTGATGATTGACGGATTTATTATGCGGGATCCGGGAGGCTATCATGATATTATCGATATCCTGGAAGATGAGCAGGTGATACCCAGGGAGGGAGCCAAAGAATTAAAGAGTTGGCTTCAAATACGTGAGCGCTTGGTCAGATACTATGACGAGGTATCAGTGGCGGAAGTAAAAGAGAAGTTAAAAGATATCCGGATATTTCGCTCCTATATAACCTGGGTGCGTCATTATTTGGAAAAGGAACTGGGGTCTGTCCATACTCATGGAAATGAGGGCTCTTTGTGA
- a CDS encoding Na+/H+ antiporter NhaC family protein, which yields MQIRLAILIVITITLLTVSILFEAIPLYVPLLAGSLYSAWMAWSQQQKNVREILHSAFTGVVETKKLIGIFLLIGALIPVWSLSGVIDSMVYHGTSFITPPFLIIFAFLLSLIVSMLLGTSVGTMSTVGVAVIGLAHAFQMPIGPVAGALVSGAFIGDRTSPLSGSAHLTATMTGTSFFQGWKVIVKSIIPVVILCILLYAGLGFIYGDTPFHSSDRIEVRQRLLEPFAFFSIWLWLPPLSVLLCALLRVPVLYNLAQAILLSAMIGIIQYQIPVPFLLHSLWTGVERQGSTIGGIWPMIQALWVIMSAGIFYGTMQSARILDQVGQFLTEGAKTPGQLMRRTGLFSLGISLLTCNQTLCLMIPGKLMRRSYQRIGLTSSHLLRTISDTGMVISGWIPWNLNAILCASAIGVSVVKYMPFAFLLFLLPLFFFWRTHREDPGPTDSPSTSDLHKIPI from the coding sequence ATGCAAATCCGTTTGGCTATATTGATTGTCATCACCATTACACTGTTGACGGTATCGATATTGTTTGAAGCCATACCTTTATATGTTCCTTTATTAGCCGGCTCTTTATACAGTGCCTGGATGGCTTGGTCTCAACAACAAAAAAACGTGAGGGAAATTCTCCATTCAGCCTTTACCGGAGTGGTGGAAACGAAAAAGCTGATCGGCATTTTTCTGTTGATCGGCGCCTTGATACCTGTCTGGTCATTAAGTGGGGTAATCGATTCCATGGTGTATCACGGCACTTCTTTTATAACTCCACCTTTTTTGATTATATTTGCTTTTCTCCTCTCACTGATCGTATCCATGTTGTTGGGAACCTCCGTGGGAACGATGAGCACCGTAGGTGTTGCCGTGATCGGACTGGCTCATGCATTTCAAATGCCTATTGGCCCAGTTGCAGGTGCTTTGGTATCCGGTGCCTTTATCGGAGACCGTACCTCACCCTTATCCGGCTCTGCACACCTGACTGCAACCATGACCGGAACTTCGTTTTTCCAGGGATGGAAGGTTATCGTCAAAAGTATCATTCCTGTGGTTATCCTGTGTATCCTGCTGTATGCCGGATTGGGGTTTATTTATGGAGATACCCCCTTTCATTCAAGTGACCGGATTGAAGTGCGTCAACGTTTATTGGAACCCTTTGCTTTTTTCAGTATTTGGCTGTGGCTCCCTCCCTTGTCCGTTCTCCTTTGCGCACTGTTGAGGGTTCCGGTATTGTACAATCTGGCCCAGGCCATTTTGTTGAGTGCCATGATTGGAATCATCCAGTATCAGATCCCTGTTCCGTTCTTACTGCACTCCCTATGGACAGGGGTGGAAAGGCAAGGGAGTACAATCGGTGGTATCTGGCCAATGATACAAGCCTTGTGGGTCATCATGTCCGCCGGTATCTTCTATGGAACCATGCAATCTGCACGAATCCTGGATCAAGTGGGGCAGTTTTTGACTGAAGGTGCAAAAACACCGGGGCAGTTAATGAGACGTACAGGACTGTTTAGCCTGGGAATCTCCCTTTTGACCTGTAACCAGACCTTATGTCTGATGATCCCCGGAAAGCTGATGCGCCGTTCTTATCAGAGGATCGGACTCACCTCATCCCATTTGCTCCGTACCATTTCGGACACCGGAATGGTTATTTCCGGTTGGATACCCTGGAATTTAAACGCCATCCTATGTGCTTCCGCAATCGGCGTTTCAGTGGTAAAATATATGCCCTTTGCTTTTTTGCTGTTTTTATTGCCGCTTTTCTTTTTTTGGCGAACACACAGAGAAGACCCCGGCCCTACCGATTCCCCGTCAACATCTGATCTCCACAAAATCCCAATCTAA
- a CDS encoding YutD family protein, with amino-acid sequence MNVEIQGSRYELVRNHKNGWNPEVFGKRYSEVLKKYDYIVGDWGYGQLRLKGFFSDQHPKATRETRITHFEEYIHEYCNFGCAYFVLRRVRSISKKTRSKDRRFHQKAGDQ; translated from the coding sequence ATGAACGTTGAGATACAGGGAAGCCGTTATGAACTGGTCCGTAATCACAAAAACGGCTGGAATCCCGAAGTATTTGGTAAGCGATACAGTGAGGTTTTGAAGAAGTATGATTATATCGTTGGAGATTGGGGATATGGGCAGCTGCGTTTAAAAGGCTTTTTTTCCGATCAACACCCTAAAGCTACACGAGAAACCAGGATCACTCATTTTGAGGAATATATCCATGAGTACTGTAACTTTGGCTGTGCGTATTTTGTATTACGCCGGGTACGATCGATATCCAAGAAAACGCGGTCCAAAGATCGTCGATTCCATCAGAAGGCCGGGGATCAATAA
- the lipA gene encoding lipoyl synthase: MVSNHQRKPDWLKIDLKVNENYRELKKMMRGKTLHTVCEEAKCPNIFECWATHRTATFMILGDICTRACRFCAVKTGLPTELDQQEPERVAEAVEQMKLKHAVITSVARDDLKDGGAQIFAATIEAVRKRNPLTSVEVLIPDFQGNWDALQVVMDQRPDILNHNIETVRRRSDRVRSKAKYHRSLELLQKAKEMQPDIPTKSSIMIGVGEEWHEILETMDDLRQVDCNIMTIGQYLQPTKKHLKLEKYYTPEEFHQLREEGFKRGFDHVESGPLVRSSYHAHEQVKSAKNRAAAAQ; this comes from the coding sequence ATCGTGTCAAACCATCAAAGGAAACCGGATTGGCTGAAAATTGACCTGAAGGTGAATGAGAATTATCGTGAATTGAAAAAAATGATGAGAGGAAAAACACTGCATACGGTGTGTGAAGAGGCAAAGTGCCCCAATATTTTTGAATGCTGGGCGACGCATCGGACTGCCACTTTTATGATTCTGGGGGATATTTGTACCAGAGCCTGTCGTTTTTGTGCCGTTAAAACCGGATTGCCTACCGAGTTGGATCAACAGGAGCCGGAAAGGGTGGCGGAAGCTGTAGAACAAATGAAATTGAAGCATGCCGTGATAACCTCCGTGGCCCGTGATGATCTGAAGGATGGAGGAGCGCAAATTTTTGCAGCTACCATTGAGGCAGTACGCAAGCGTAATCCCCTTACCAGTGTAGAGGTGTTAATCCCGGATTTTCAAGGCAACTGGGATGCGCTTCAAGTGGTAATGGATCAGCGACCGGATATTTTGAATCATAATATTGAAACGGTACGCAGAAGGTCGGATCGTGTCCGATCCAAGGCAAAGTACCACCGCTCTTTGGAGTTGTTGCAAAAAGCCAAGGAGATGCAGCCGGATATCCCCACTAAATCAAGTATTATGATTGGAGTTGGGGAAGAATGGCATGAAATATTGGAAACCATGGATGATCTCCGACAAGTTGATTGCAACATTATGACGATTGGTCAATATCTGCAACCGACTAAAAAACATTTGAAGCTGGAAAAATATTATACACCGGAAGAGTTTCATCAATTACGGGAGGAAGGGTTTAAACGGGGATTTGACCATGTAGAGTCAGGGCCTTTGGTACGAAGTTCCTATCATGCCCATGAACAAGTGAAATCAGCTAAAAATCGAGCAGCGGCAGCACAGTAA
- a CDS encoding spore coat protein has translation MQQSNQTGQQPSTGLPQVKGPDMNDRDRLNDILAMEKYLSSSYNTAVNEASTQELYQTQLNILTEVHQCQRDLFTLMQQKGWYKIEPADPQKISQAAQQFSNYHTQFPYS, from the coding sequence GTGCAACAATCGAACCAAACCGGACAACAGCCGTCAACAGGTTTACCCCAGGTAAAAGGGCCAGATATGAATGACCGGGACCGGCTCAACGACATCCTGGCCATGGAAAAGTATCTGTCATCCAGTTACAATACAGCTGTCAATGAAGCCAGTACTCAAGAATTATATCAGACCCAGTTAAACATCCTGACGGAGGTCCATCAGTGTCAGCGGGATCTTTTTACCTTGATGCAGCAAAAGGGTTGGTACAAGATTGAGCCCGCCGACCCTCAAAAAATATCCCAAGCCGCTCAACAATTTAGTAACTATCATACCCAGTTCCCTTATTCTTAA